A window of the Spirochaetota bacterium genome harbors these coding sequences:
- the priA gene encoding primosomal protein N', giving the protein MKYADVYVGYPVEGSFTYRVPEGMDAFPGMRARVNFKNRTVTAFVHRVHGETPAFKTKDIQSLIDPAPIFDERFTALCAFVADNYFSSMGEAMAMALPSGQRPSARHEEDAGVSAGALVLTEEQQAACDAIFAARDTGERAHLVFGVTGSGKTELYMALARRVMDEGKSVIYLVPEISLSSQVFTRLRGMFGNELIVYHSMLTANQRLHNWLKFMRGEARIAVGTRSAVFLQAPDLGLLIIDEEHDGSYKEHSSPRYNARRVAFRRARDEGALLVMGSATPSVESLYAAERGMMRLHMLRKRYGGATLPNIEIARLESLSPSKMLSTPLLLGTTKALDEGGQAIFFLNRRGFAPFLICAGCGAVQECPHCSISLNFHRDETLRCHYCGHSRRVPEVCPSCGDAKLEKVGTGTQRLEHAVEKAFAGRRIFRLDQDSARRKGTAGDLVAGMQSGAIDILLGTQMVAKGFDFHGVTLVGVILADVGLNIPDFRASERIFSLLLQVAGRCGRGSSPGRVIIQTLNGDAEIFEFLVRHDYAGFYRRELELRKACSYPPFSRLARLLARGPSEERVARTIQEIAGALRPVVSAEGSGTVMLGPVEAPLAKIGGNFRHHIILKSRDNEALRRAITTARACVIPHNVYLEIDVDPVELM; this is encoded by the coding sequence ATGAAATACGCCGACGTGTACGTGGGGTATCCCGTGGAGGGCTCGTTCACCTACCGGGTGCCGGAGGGCATGGACGCATTTCCCGGGATGCGCGCGCGCGTGAATTTCAAAAACCGCACCGTGACCGCGTTCGTGCACCGCGTTCACGGTGAAACGCCCGCCTTCAAGACCAAGGACATCCAGTCGCTCATCGATCCCGCGCCCATATTCGACGAACGCTTCACGGCGCTGTGCGCCTTCGTCGCCGATAATTATTTTTCCAGCATGGGCGAGGCGATGGCCATGGCGCTCCCCTCCGGCCAGCGCCCGTCCGCGCGGCACGAGGAGGATGCCGGCGTTTCGGCCGGCGCGCTCGTGCTCACGGAAGAGCAGCAGGCCGCCTGCGACGCGATTTTCGCCGCCCGGGACACGGGCGAGCGCGCGCACCTCGTGTTCGGCGTGACCGGGAGCGGGAAGACCGAGCTCTACATGGCCCTCGCGCGCCGGGTGATGGACGAGGGTAAATCGGTCATATACCTCGTGCCGGAAATTTCACTTTCATCGCAGGTCTTCACGAGGCTCAGGGGCATGTTCGGGAACGAGCTCATCGTGTACCACAGCATGCTTACGGCCAACCAGCGCCTTCACAACTGGCTCAAGTTCATGCGCGGTGAGGCGCGGATCGCGGTGGGGACGCGTTCCGCAGTGTTCCTCCAGGCGCCCGACCTGGGGCTCCTGATAATCGACGAGGAGCATGACGGCTCCTACAAGGAGCACAGCAGCCCCCGTTACAACGCGCGCAGGGTAGCCTTCAGGCGCGCGCGCGACGAGGGCGCGCTCCTGGTGATGGGATCGGCGACGCCCTCCGTAGAATCGCTCTACGCCGCCGAGCGCGGCATGATGCGGCTTCACATGCTCAGGAAACGATACGGCGGCGCGACACTCCCAAATATCGAGATCGCCCGCCTGGAATCGCTCTCCCCGTCCAAGATGCTCTCGACGCCGCTGCTGCTGGGGACCACGAAGGCGCTGGACGAGGGGGGACAGGCAATCTTCTTCCTGAACCGGAGGGGGTTCGCGCCCTTTCTCATCTGCGCGGGATGCGGCGCGGTCCAGGAATGCCCGCATTGCAGCATCAGTCTCAATTTCCACCGCGACGAGACCCTGCGCTGCCACTACTGCGGTCATTCGCGCAGGGTGCCGGAGGTGTGCCCCTCATGCGGGGACGCGAAGCTCGAAAAGGTGGGGACCGGGACCCAGCGCCTGGAGCACGCGGTCGAGAAGGCGTTCGCGGGAAGGAGGATTTTCCGGCTGGACCAGGACAGCGCGCGGCGGAAGGGGACCGCGGGGGATCTCGTCGCGGGAATGCAGAGCGGCGCGATAGACATACTGCTGGGAACCCAGATGGTCGCGAAGGGCTTCGATTTCCACGGCGTGACCCTCGTGGGCGTCATACTCGCCGACGTGGGGCTCAACATTCCCGATTTCCGCGCGTCCGAACGGATTTTCTCGCTCCTGCTTCAGGTGGCGGGACGGTGCGGGAGGGGAAGCTCGCCCGGCCGGGTGATCATCCAGACATTGAACGGCGATGCGGAGATATTCGAATTTCTCGTCCGGCACGACTACGCCGGTTTTTACCGCCGCGAGCTCGAACTTCGCAAGGCTTGCTCCTACCCGCCGTTCTCGCGGCTCGCGCGGCTCCTGGCCCGGGGGCCGTCGGAGGAGCGTGTGGCCAGGACCATCCAGGAGATAGCCGGGGCGCTCCGGCCGGTCGTATCGGCGGAAGGCTCGGGGACCGTGATGCTGGGACCCGTGGAGGCGCCCCTCGCGAAGATAGGCGGCAATTTCCGGCATCACATCATCCTGAAATCCCGCGACAACGAGGCGCTCCGGCGGGCGATCACGACCGCCCGTGCGTGCGTAATTCCGCATAACGTGTACCTGGAAATAGACGTGGACCCCGTGGAGCTCATGTAG